The genomic interval CTCGGGGTGAAAGAGCTGTCGGTAGGTGCCGGTACGGACCTCATCTGGGGACAGGGAAGGAGAAGTTAAAATCATGAGCACACACCATTCAGGCCATGTTTCAATGAGTGTATTGAGAGCACTGACTGCGCAATCCATCAACAATCACTCCTCTTACCAACCACAGTGGGCTCCAGATCTATAAACACGGCTCGGGGAACGTGTTTGCCCGCCCCCGTCTCACTGAAGAATGTGTTGAAGGAGTCATCGCCACCCCCGATGGTCTTGTCAATGGGCATCTGTCCATCCGGCTGGATCCCATGCTCCAGGCAATACAGCTCCCAGCAAGCGTTACCGATCTGCACACCGGCCTGGCCAATATGGATTGAAATACACTCACGCTAAAGGGGGAAGAACAGGTGATTACTTACAGATGAAGAGGCAATGTTTTCGACAGTCGGTCTGGTCCTGGAAGAAGAAGGGTGTGTGTAGCAACACATCCCGCTGCAGTAACCTGTGGATCCCATCCATTCCGCATTGATCCTCCCATCCATCGGACACTCTGTCCCTGGAGATTCCCCAGGTCTCGGAAATTCCCGATctctgtgccccccccaccccccagtccatTCCTTGTGGATCACTGGCTTCCTTAATCACCAGCTGCAGCCCCCTCCCCCCGACTACCGTGACTCCTGGAAACACCCTGCAGATCTCCCCTCCCCCTGTTGACCCCCATTTCCTGGCAGATTCTTACTGCCTGTAGACATTATCGTCCCGGTGTCCTCCCCTCCGCCGGAACACTTCCCTCTCCGTGCTAATCCCCAATTCCTGTACATCTACTGCTCAATATCTCCAAGGAGCTGTCTATTTCTTCGCCGTTGCACACTCCcttttctcttccccgctcccggaTAATCTTCTTGCTCCTTGAGAAAGACAATCATCTCTCcatctcgatcacactctgtccctgTGGATCCATCACTCTGTGTATTTCCCAATCCggattccctccctccttccttctatCCCTGTAGATCTCCTGCTTTATCCATGTGGATCAGCCTCTTGTGGATTCCGTCTGTCCCTGTGGAATTCCTCTCTTACACTGTGGACCTCCCTCGCTCCATGGGGATTGCGTCTCCCCCTGCAGATCTCCGACTCGCTCTAGCACCATGCTCTCTCCCTGTGGATTCCCCACTCGATCCGTGCGGAGCCTGCACTCTCCCTGTAGATCCCCATCTACCTGTTGACCGCTCCGTTTCTGTGCTCCACATCCCTTTCAGCATTCTTCCAGGCGCACTTACCATAATGTCCTTCTATTCTCGCAGCTCCTGTCAATGTATTGCCTATGTTGCTGCTCGCCCTATTTATACCTCATTCTCCGAAGCCAACTCGACTTCTTATTGGTCTGTGAGAACAAAGAGCTCCGGTTGCTTGGAGAAACATCAACATAAATGGAACGTTGGTGCTCAGTGTTGATTGTTTGCTTTGTGTAAAAGGCGGGACCAGGTGTTGAAGATGTGAGGAGCACTGGGCAACAAGGGAGACGAGTATTGTTTATCAGACCCCTATCTCAACCAGAACACTTCATTCAGACCCCGGTTAATCAAACCCCATCCATCCGGCTCCCGTCAATCAGACCCCAACAGACTCCACCCATTTGATGTATCAGACCACCATCCATCAGATCACTGCGACCTGTTAGACCCTTTTCTATCTGACTCTCTTCTGTCACATTCCCATCACTCAGACATACTTCAATCAGATTCCATCCATCACATAATCTATGGAACCAACATCGATCAGAtccccttcattcattcattccctTGTCAACTATACCCCCTCTATCATACTCACATCTTTCAGACCGCATCCATCAGATCTCCGTTTAACATGATTCAGAACCCATATATCAGAAGATCATCCATCAGACCCACAACTATATACAACCAATTATCTCATTCATATCTGCCGTTCCCATATATTATCTCCCCATGTATTGTAGCTACATCAGTCAGAGCCCTTCTTTCAGATCTCCATTCATCAGACCGTATCAGACTGTATCTATCAACGACATCCCATCAAGCCCGCGGTTGTCAGGACCAACATTTTCAGAGCCCGTCTGTTTGATACCAATCCACCAGGACCCCACCTGACTGACTGTATCTATTAGACACCTCTGTTAGACCCACATCGATCAGATCCACATGTATCAGCTCCCATCTCTCAAAGTCTCATCAGCCAGACCCCACCTATCAGTCCACCATGTATCAGCTCCCTGTGTATCTGTCCCGCATCTGAATGAGCCCAGCCTTAATTGACACCAGACCGGTGTCAATTATACTCCATCGATCAGACTCAATCCATTAGATTCCATCCATATGTCATATCCTCATCATTCCATCTATCAAATTCTCTTCTATCAGACCCACATATGTCACATCACATCTATTAGATCACCATCCGCAGACCCACTTCTGTCTCACCCCCCAAAAACAGACTTACACCTGCCAGACAATATCTGTCATTCATCATCTATCAACTACACATCTGACAGATCCCAACTAAATAAATTCCCCATCTATCAGACCCGCTTCATCTAATCCAAATCATTCAGAACTCCGTTTATCAGAGCCCCATCTATCAGACACGATCTAAATGTCCCCTAACTATCATTTTCCCACATATCAGATAGCCATCTATCAGACCACATGCTTCAGAGGTCTTCTGAGAGATCCCACATCAACCGTGACAATATCTTTCAGGCCCCAACTCTGACATCTCCATCTATCAGACACCCTCCTGACCGGCTCCAGCTACCAGACCCACATCTATCCATGCCCATGTACCAGACCTCATCTATCAGGCACCAACCGATCAGAGCTGCATCAGTGACAGTTATCCATCAGATCGATACCTCATTCATCTACTGCTAACAAACCGACGACCAGCAAATCTCATCTATCAGACGCATATCGATCAGATCTCATCTATGAGACGCCCATCTATCAGCTCCCCATCTATCACTTCCTTATCGACCAGTCCCTCATCAATGAGACACGGAACTGCTCTCTATCAGACCCCATATGCAAGACCTCATCTCTCAAAACCATCTCGATCAGACATCCACGCCTCATACCTCTTCGATCAGATCCAACCAATCAAAACCCCGCCCCCACCCGCCGCACACCCGCACCCTCCCATCAGACCCGGGTCAGTCTGATCCCCATGTATCACACGCCAatcaatcagaccccgcccccatctaTCAGAATAACATCTGGTCGCCGCACGTCCATCAGACTCCACCAATCAGAAACACATCTAACAGATCGACATCTTTCAGACGACCATCTGTCAGACATCCACCCATCCAAACATCATCCATCAGATCCCTATGTATCAGACACAATCTGTCAGATTTCATCTCTCTGATTCAGTGAAGACACatgcaaagcactcattaagtACCCTGGTGATGACCTTTGCCTTCACAGAGAGATTTCATTTCAGGTCCTCAATCAGCTCAAATTTGTCTTCcactacccttttactctttatcTGCTTAAAAAAGGCTTTGGTGATCCCTTTTATATTACCTATTGATCTATTCTTATGCATTCTCTTTGCCCATCCATTTTTTTTATCCagttctcctctgcactttctgtacaCAGCTTGAATAACATATTATGAAGCTGATATTAATTGTTAGCGACCTTTTCCTCTTTCTTTTTCATCTCCATTTCTTTAGTCATCCAGGTAGCTCCAGGATTGCAAGCCATTCCTGTCCCCCTGATAGGAATTAGGATCATTGATGTTCTCCCATTATTATTACTCTATTGTTTTACCATTTATCGGAACTGTTCCTTCCAATTTACTCCTCCACTGTCTTCCTTCTATTTGGTGCTTTACAGTATAGACATGGCAAGGTAAAAGCTCCTCCTCGCACTCATTAGCTCGAACCAGATAGATACAGTCCACAGTCAAACTCCGGCCTTGCTGGTAATTCCTAAATCAGAAGCATGAAGTTACAGAACTAGACATTGACGCTACCTATATACACCATCCCCGTCGTTGCCCTCAATGTCGGCACCTCTGAGCTAGGGATGACAGACCAGCCATTGAAATGTTTTGTTCTCAGGATCTGAGTATCTCTGCCAAGGctggcattcattgcccattcGCAATTCTCCCAAGAACATGGAGTTGACTTTCTCAATAGGAACCGTTCTTACAACGGAGCGGCTTGCAATGTGGTTTAAGGGTCAAGCACATTATAGGACTGGGGTCACATGTGGGCTCAGCAGTGTCACGAGTGGTAGCTTCACTTCCCATGAAGGGAGTTATTGAGTCTGTTGGAATTTGATGATCGTCCGCTAAACCTTTATGGTCAGTGGGCATGGTGTAAACTCACCAATTTATTGGATTCAATGACACTACTTGACTGATGGTCTTTGAGGACAGAAGCCCTGGATCCAGTACCATAACTATGACACTATGGTGCCCTGATTGGGATGGACATGTCTGTGGGAGAGGGCGTGTGCGAGGATCAAGGATGGGATGGACTGACAAGGCCCCGGTGCGAAGATTATCCATTGTGGCAAGGTGCTGGAAGGCCAGCAGGCCGCTGTGAAATGGAACCAGGATGAatcagcagcaggagagggagggagataaagtgggagggagacagaggaaggAAGActgatgcagagtggagagagagaaaggaagagagagaaaggggaaatgTGAACTGACAAAGGCAGTAACATGAAGGTAGAGATGAACGAGAGAACAGGCTAGAGGCCCCTTTGCGAGGTCTAACACCCTCTCGGGTGCCCCCGAAAGTAAAATGTGTTCTAATTGCAGGATCCTGCGGGTTTTATGAACTCCCGTTCTGGCTTCAATGATCCTCTTTGAACTTCAAGTATTATCACACCGTGTTTTCCAACCTCTTGTATATTCTTAGCATTCAAACGGACACAATTCAAAAATCATTTGCAAATACATTTATTTTCATAATTATGATTATTAACATCGATGTGAAATTAAGTTAAAGCTTTGGACTCTCTACATTAATAAGTTTTTTTGCGACTTGAGAAATTTAATTAAACTATTTTAACATTCTAAATGAATAAATCttattcttcctcctcctctgccctTCTGTCCAGATAGGATGAATCGACGCCCACCTCTTCGTAATCCTTCTCGAGTGAGGCCAGGTCCTCCCGTGCGTCCTGGAACTCCCCTTCCTCCAGGCCCTCCCCGACGTACCAGTGCACAAAGGCCCGCTTGGCGTACATCTTGTCGAATTTGAGGTTGAGGCGGGTCCAAGCGAAAGCAATGGCGGTGGTGTTGCTCAGCATACAGAGAGCTCGCTGCACCTTTGCCAGGTCGCCCCCTGGCACCACCGTCGGCGGCTGGTAGTTGATGCCAacctgtggggggaaaggacatttGTCAGATTTCAGTGACAGAAGAAATCGCTTCAACATCAGACGGCCCattaattgtcagacaggtaaatctATCAGCGAGTTTGGGTGTTTGTACGAAATCCCTGCTCTGGTTATTCACTCGACTCTTCCCCATGGTTTAAAGGTTCAGTTTCTGGTGGAAGGTCACTGTGTAATGAGGCTGCAatcaagagacaattcaattcctcATTTCATTGTCTCCAACCAGGTCTTGACTGTTAGGAAGGTTTTTGTTGTATGGAGGCAGGAATTCCCCTGAGACATTCAGGGCTGCAAGTAAACATTAATCTGAGAGATTTCCACCTCAACCCTCAGAGGGAGCTGGTCTTTGGGCcaggaatggggagggtctgttccATTTCACTTCCTGAATGGAGGAACAGCTTTTTACTCGGGGTGAACAGAGTGTTGTTCATATGTGAGATCAGATTCCCACAATCCATGTTTCCCCAGGGCCCCATGGATTGGACACAAAAGCCACTCTTACCTTGAACCCAGTCGGGCACCAATCAACAAACTGGATCGAGCGCTTGCTCTTGATGGTGGCGATGGAGGCGTTGACATCCTTGGGCACCACGTCTCCTCGGTACAGCATGCAGCACGCCATGTACTTGCCCTGGCGGGGGTCGCACTTCACCAGCTGGTTGGCTGGCTCAAAGCATGAGTTGGTGATCTCCGCCACCGTGAGTTGCTCGTGGTAAGCCTTCTCGGCCGATATAAGGGGCGCAAAGGTGGCCAGAGGGAAGTGAATTCGGGGATAGGGGACCAGGTTGGTTTGGAACTCAGTCAGGTCCACGTTGAGGGCACCGTCGAACCGCAGCGACGCCGTGATGGACGACACTACCTGTGCAATGAGACGGTTGAGGTTGGTGTAGGTCGGTCGCTCAATGTCAAGGTTACGCCGGCAGACGTCGTAAATGGCCTCATTGTCCACCATGAAGGCGCAGTCAGAGTGCTCGAGGGTGCAGTGGGTGACGAGTACGGAGTTGTACGGCTCGACCACCGCGGTGGAAATCTGCGGCGCGGGGTAAACGGAAAACTCCAGTTTGGATTTCTTGCCGTAGTCGAcggagagtctctccatcaggagggAAGTAAAGCCTGAGCCGGTCCCACCCCCGAAACTGTGGAAGATGAGGAAACCCTGCAGTCCTGTACACAGATCAGCCTGTGGGTAAATAACACATGCACAACCCATTAAAATGGAGCAGGATATGGGCGTATCGTCAAAGCATTGGGAAAAACTGGACATGAGGGAAAATACTGACTATCCCTGCTGGATGTGACAGTGAGGACATGAGATGGAGCCACTTGCAGCCCAGGTGTGGGACAATGGGAGCTGGAGAGGAGGCATTGGGTACAAAGGGGTGGAAGGGACAGCGGGTGCTGGGAGCCCTGTGGAGTTCAGGCAAAGGACGCGGAAGAGGAAGCAGAACCTGTCCAGGACCAGAATTCCGGGATTCACAAACTTTGACTCAAGAGAGGGAACGAATTGCATGATCGATCTGAGTGTGAAATTGAGGCAGCGGACTTCCCGCCTGTTATAGAACCCGGTCGATTTTCACCAGGCGGGAATTCCGCACAAAAATTGGGGCACTCGCAGTGAACAGGAAAAATCTCGCCTGACTGAGTTTGCACCCAGCAACCGCGAACAGAGCGGAACCCTCCAGAGTAAATTCCCTGTGATTGTCTTCAAGGATATTATTTGTCCATTTGCTCTTAATGCAAATCAGATAAATGGTTTTTCATCAGATAAGTAGGCCTGGGCAATGGCTGAAAGTTAAACAGTACAGTCGGAGCCGGTGTCCCTGTCgaccatgtatgcaggaagtgtatACATCTGCAGCGACTGActacctgcattacagagctggagctgcgggtggattcactgtggagcatccgcgatgctgagaacattgtggattgcacgtttagtgaggtggtcacaccggagGTAATGGCGATGATCAATCAGATCCCAGGACAAACCCACATGCATCACAGTTCTCTCTAAGGCGCTCGTCAGTTAGGCCCCATCTTTCAGCCTTCCATCCATCTGGCCCCCCTCTATCCGAATCAAGTGCTTCAGATCCACATTTGTTCGCTCATTCTGCTCTCCCTAAACTTGAGGAATTAGAAAACCTGTCTTCACTCGCACCAATTCTCATTCCCCCATCAcctgctgtgctcgctgacctcccGCTCAAAGAATGAACGAAAGTACTATTtctatctccctatctctgtaacctcctccagcccctacaaccctccctatctctgcaacctcctgcaacccctgcaaccttccctatatctgtaacctcctctagcccctacaaccctccctatctctgtaacctcctccagcccctacaaccctccctatctcagtaacctcctccagcccctacaaccctccctatctctgtaacctcctccagcccctacaaccctccctatatctgtaacctcctctagcccctacaacccttaggGTTCACTGCGAGTGCGGCAATTTTGTGTGCGGAATACCCGCCTAATAAAATCGGACGGGTTCTCTAACAGGCGGGAAGTCCGCTGCTTCAATTTTCCAGCGAGATCGAACATGCAATTCTTTCCCTCTCCTCCGTCAAAGTTTCGGCGACCGATCAGGGGAATCGCTAAGCAACCTTCCGGCCTGCCTTCCAAGTCTTTTCTGTGAATCCAGGAATTCTGGTCCTGGACAGGTTCTGCTTCCTCCGCAGTGTTCTCAGCTTCCGCTGTCCCTTCCACCCCTATGTTCCCAATGCCTCCTTAACAATTCCCATTGTCCCACACATGGGCTGCAACTGGCTCCATCTCATGTCCTCACTGCCACATCCAAAAGGATAGTCAGTATTTTCCCTCATGTCCAGTTTTTCCCAATGCTTTGACGATACGCCCATATCCTGCTCCATTTTAATGGGTTGTGCATGTGTTATTTACCCACAGGCGGATCTGTGTACAGGACTGCAGGGTTTCCTCATCTTCCACAGTTTCGGGGGTGGGACCGGCTCAGGTTTTACTTccctcctgatggagagactctccgTCGACTACGGCAAGAAATCCAAACTGGAGTTTTCCGTTTACCCCGCGCCGCAGATTTCCACCGCGGTGGTCGAGCCGTACAACTCCGTACTCGTCACCCACTGCACCCTCGAGCACTCTGACTGCGCCTTCATGGTGGACAATGAGGCCATTTACGACGTTTGCCGGCGTAACCTTGACATTGAGCGACCGACCTACACCAACCTCAACCGTCTCATTGGACAGGTAGTGTCGTCCATCACGGCGTCGCTGCGGTTCGACGGTGCCCTCAACGTGGACCTGACTGAGTTCCAAACTAACCTGGTCCCCTATCCCGGAATTCACTTCCCTCTGGCCACCTTCGCGCCACTTATTTCGGCCGAGAAGGCTTACCACGAGCAACTGTCGGTGGCGCAGATCACCAACTCATGCTTTGAGCCAGCCAACCAGCTGGTGAAGTGCGACCCCCGCCAGGGCAAGTACATGGCGTGCTGCATGCTGTACCGAGGAGACGTGGTGCCCAAGGATGTCAACGCCTCCATCGCCACCATCAAGAGCAAGCGCTCGATCCAGTTTGTTGATTGGTGCCCGACTGGGTTCAAGGTAAGAGTGGCTTTTGTGTCCAATCCATGGGGCCCTGGGGAAACATGGATTGTGGGAATCTGATCTCACATATGAAAAACACTCTGTTCACCCCGAGTAAAAAGCTGTTCCTCCATTCAGGAAGTGAAATggaacagaccctccccattcctgGCCCAAAGACCAGCTCCCTCTGAGGGTTGAGGTGGAAATCTCTCAGATTAATTTTTACTTGCAGCCCTGAATGTCTCAGGGGAATTCCTGCCTCCATACAACAAAAACCTTCCTGACAGTCAAGACCTGGTTGGAAACAATGAAATGAGGAATTGAATTGTCTCCTGATTGCAGCCTCATTACACAGTGACCTTCCACCAGAAACTGAAACTTTAAACCATGGGGAAGAGTCGAGTGAATAACCAGAGCAGGGATTTCGTACAAAAACCCAAACTCGCTGATagatttacctgtctgacaattaatGGGCCGTCTGATGTTGAAGCGATTTCTTCAGTCACTGAAATCTGACaaatgtcctttccccccacaggtTGGCATCAACTACCAGCCGCCGACGGTGGTGCCAGGGGGCGACCTGGCAAAGGTGCAGCGAGCCCTCTGTATGCTGAGCAACACCACCGCCATTGCTTTCGCTTGGACCCGCCTCAACCTCAAATTCGACAAGATGTACGCCAAGCGGGCCTTTGTGCACTGGTACGTCGGGGAGGGCCTGGAGGAAGGGGAGTTCCAGGACGCACGGGAGGACCTGGCCTCACTCGAGAAGGATTACGAAGAGGTGGGCGTCGATTCATCCTATCTGGACAGAagggcagaggaggaggaagaataaGATTTATTCATTTAGAATGTTAAAATAGTTTAATTAAATTTCTCAAGTCGCAAACAGACTTATTAATGTAGAGAGTCCAAAGCTTTAACTTAATTTCACATCGATGTTAATAATCATAATTATGAAAATAAATGTATTTGCAAATGATTTTTGAATTGTGTCCGTTTGAATGCTAAGAATATACAAGAGGTTGGAAAACACGGTGTGATAATACTTGAAGTTCAAAGAGGATCATTGAAACCAGAACGGGAGTTCATAGAACCCGCAGGATCCTGGAATTAGTACACATTTTACTTTCGGGGGCACCCGAGAGGGTGTTAGACCACGCAAAGGGGCCTCTAGCCTGTTCTCTCGTTCACCTCTCCCTTCATGTTACTGCCTTTGTCAGTTCAcatttcccctttctctctctccactctgcatcagtctcccttcctctgtctccctcccgctttatctctctccctctcctgctgctgagTCATCCTGCTTCCATTTCACAGCGGCCTGCTGGCCTTCCAGCACCTTGCCACAATGGATAATCTTCGCACCGGGGCCTTGTCACTCCATCCCATCCTTGATCCTCGCACACGCCCTCTCCCACAGACATGTCCATCCCAATCGGGGCACCATAGTGTCATGGTTATGGTACTGGATCCAGGGCTTCTGTCCTCAAAGACCATCAGTCAAGTAGTGTCATTGAATCCAATAAATTGGTGAGTTTACACCATGCCCACTGACCATAAAGGTTTGGCGAACGATCATCAAATTCCAACAGACTCAATATCTCCATTCAGAGGAAGGGAAGCTGCCACTCGTGACACTGCTGAGCCCACATGTGACCCCAGTCCTATCATGTGTGCGTGACCCTTGAACCATATTGCAAGCCGCTCCGTTGTAAGAACAGTTCCTATTGAGAAGGTCAACTCCATGTTCTGGGAGAATTGCgaatgggcaatgaatgccagCCTTGGCAGAGATACTCAGATCCTGAGAACAAAACATTTCAATGGCTGGTCTGTCATCCCTAGCTCAGGGTTGCCTACATTGAGGGCAACGACGGGGATGGTGTATATAGGTAGAGTCAATGTCTAGTTCTGTAACTTCATTCTTCTGTTTGGGAATTACCAGCAAGGCCGGAGTTTGACTGTGGACTGTATATATGTGGTTAGAGCTAATGAGTGTGAGGAGGAGCTTTTACCTTTCCATGTCTATACCGGAAAGCACCAAATCGAAGGAAAACAGTGGAGGAGTAAATTTAAAGGAATATTTCTGAAAAATGGTAAAACAATAGAGTAGTAATAATGGGGGAACATCCATGATCCTAATTCCTATCAGGGGGACAGGAAGGGCTTGCAAACCTGGAGCTACCTGGATGACTAAAGAAATTGAGATGAAAAAGAAACAGGAAAAGGTCGCTAACAATTAATATCAGTTTCATAATATGTTATTCAAGCTGTGTACTGAAAGTGCAGAGGAGAACTGGATAAAAAAAATGGATGGGCAAAGAGAATGCATAAGAATAGATCAATAGGTAATATAAAAGGGATCACCAAAGCCTTTTTTAAGCAGATAAAAAGTAAAAGATAGTCGAAGAAAGGTTTGGGCAGATTGAGGACCTGAAATGAAATCTCTCTGTGAAGGCAAAGGACATCACCAGGGTacttaatgagtgctttgcatGTGTCTTCACTGAATCAGAGAGATGAAATCTGACAGATTGTGTCTGATATATAGGGATCTGATGGATGATGTTTGGATGGGTGGTTGTCTGACAGATGGTCGTCTGAAAGATGTCGATCTGTTAGATGTGTTTCTGATTGGTGGAGTATGATGGACGTGGGGAGGCGAGATGTTGGTCTGAtagatgggggcggggtctgattgatTGGCGTGTGATACATGGGGATCTGACAGACCGGGGTCTGATGGGAGGGTGTGCGGGTGAGCGGGGGGGTAGGGGAGTGTTCTGATTGGTTTGAGCTGATAGAAGGGCTGTGACGCGTGGTTGCCTGGTGAATGTGGTTTTGAGAGATGGGGTCTTTTAGATGGGGTCTGATAGAGTGTGACTACGTGTTTCTGATGAGGATCTGGGCgataagagagtgatagatgggGAGCTGATAGATGGGCGTCTCATAGATGAGATCTGATCGATATGCGTCTGATAGATGAGATTTGCTGGTCGTCGGTTTGTTAGCAGTAGATGAATGAGGTATCGATCTGATGGATAACTGTCACTGATGCAGCTCTGATCGATTGGTGCCTGATAGATGAGGTCTGGTACATGGGGATGGATAGATGTGGGTCTGGTAGCTGGAGCCGGTCAGGAGGGTGTCTGATAGATGGAGATGTCAGAGTTGGGGCCTGAAAGATATTGTCACGGTTGATGTGGGATCTCTCAGAAGACGTCTGAAGCATGTGGTCTGATAGATGGCTATCTGATATGTGGGGAAATGATAGTTAGGGGACATTTAGATCGTGTCTGACAGATGGAGCTCTGATAAGCGGTGTTCTGAATGATTCGGAGTAGATGAAGCGGGTCTGATAGATGTGGATTTTATTTAGTTGGGATCTGTCAGATGTGTAGTTGATAGATGATGAATGACAGATATTGTCTGGCAGGTGTAAGTCTGTTTTTGGGGGGTGAGACAGAAGTGGGTCTGCGGATGGTGATCTAATAGATGTGGTGTGACATATGTGGGTCTGATAGAAGAGAATC from Heterodontus francisci isolate sHetFra1 chromosome 49, sHetFra1.hap1, whole genome shotgun sequence carries:
- the LOC137358432 gene encoding tubulin alpha-1 chain-like; translation: MERLSVDYGKKSKLEFSVYPAPQISTAVVEPYNSVLVTHCTLEHSDCAFMVDNEAIYDVCRRNLDIERPTYTNLNRLIAQVVSSITASLRFDGALNVDLTEFQTNLVPYPRIHFPLATFAPLISAEKAYHEQLTVAEITNSCFEPANQLVKCDPRQGKYMACCMLYRGDVVPKDVNASIATIKSKRSIQFVDWCPTGFKVGINYQPPTVVPGGDLAKVQRALCMLSNTTAIAFAWTRLNLKFDKMYAKRAFVHWYVGEGLEEGEFQDAREDLASLEKDYEEVGVDSSYLDRRAEEEEE
- the LOC137358247 gene encoding tubulin alpha-3 chain-like, which translates into the protein MERLSVDYGKKSKLEFSVYPAPQISTAVVEPYNSVLVTHCTLEHSDCAFMVDNEAIYDVCRRNLDIERPTYTNLNRLIGQVVSSITASLRFDGALNVDLTEFQTNLVPYPGIHFPLATFAPLISAEKAYHEQLSVAQITNSCFEPANQLVKCDPRQGKYMACCMLYRGDVVPKDVNASIATIKSKRSIQFVDWCPTGFKVGINYQPPTVVPGGDLAKVQRALCMLSNTTAIAFAWTRLNLKFDKMYAKRAFVHWYVGEGLEEGEFQDAREDLASLEKDYEEVGVDSSYLDRRAEEEEE